The Camelus bactrianus isolate YW-2024 breed Bactrian camel chromosome 12, ASM4877302v1, whole genome shotgun sequence genome includes a window with the following:
- the LOC105073174 gene encoding apolipoprotein L3: protein MMALCHIYSPDKEWFFEAVIECLWDILNREELLRLLTAVLDRIEDEENLSRGESAALREYLDDVKTLLALKVKYSLLKEQLNRKRFLKKFPHMKRELEESIGKLRALADKADKVHRDCTISKVAAASAGVASGILTIAGLALAPVTAGVSLALLATGLGLGAASAVTSVTTSVVEHIVMSSAETEDNDLMSTAINRWKMVKEVLLQSGHKIVSAAQKLVEAVQQIEKNIHAIELLRANTGLAGDVQRFLTTGQISVQSSRKVQEVFKGTALAMSTGARAFGMATAGFSLLWNVGSVVNESANLLVGAKAESAVRLRQRALELERMLEELTQTYENLL, encoded by the exons ATGATGGCACTATGCCACATTTACAGCCCAG ATAAGGAGTGGTTTTTTGAGGCTGTCATTGAGTGCCTCTGGGACATATTGAACAGAGAGGAACTCCTGCGCCTGCTGACTGCAGTCCTAGATAGAATTGAGGATGAGGAAAATTTATCAAG GGGAGAGTCAGCTGCACTACGCGAATACCTGGATGATGTGAAGACACTCTTGGCCCTCAAGGTCAAATACAGCCTGCTAAAGGAGCAGCTGAATAGGAAGAGGTTTTTAAAGAAGTTTCCTCATATGAAACGGGAACTTGAGGAAAGCATAGGAAAGCTCCGTGCACTTGCAGACAAGGCGGACAAGGTTCACAGGGACTGCACCATCTCCAAGGTGGCAGCCGCCTCTGCTGGTGTTGCGTCTGGCATCCTGACCATCGCTGGCCTGGCTCTGGCACCTGTGACAGCGGGGGTCAGTCTGGCACTCTTGGCAACTGGGTTAGGGCTGGGGGCTGCATCTGCCGTGACCAGTGTGACCACGAGTGTCGTGGAACATATTGTCATGTCATCAGCAGAAACTGAAGACAATGACCTAATGTCAACAGCCATCAACAGATGGAAAATGGTCAAGGAGGTTCTACTGCAGAGTGGGCACAAAATTGTTTCTGCAGCACAGAAACTCGTAGAAGCCGTGCAACAGATTGAAAAGAATATCCATGCCATCGAGCTGCTCAGAGCCAACACTGGCTTAGCAGGAGATGTGCAGCGCTTCCTGACCACTGGGCAAATCTCAGTCCAAAGCAGCAGGAAGGTGCAGGAAGTTTTTAAAGGCACAGCTCTGGCAATGAGCACAGGAGCCCGGGCCTTTGGTATGGCCACTGCAGGTTTCTCCCTTCTCTGGAACGTGGGCTCCGTGGTGAATGAGTCAGCGAACCTGCTTGTGGGGGCAAAGGCGGAGTCTGCTGTGCGGCTAAGGCAGAGGGCCCTGGAGCTGGAGAGGATGTTGGAGGAGCTCACCCAGACCTACGAGAATCTGCTGTAG